Proteins found in one Hippopotamus amphibius kiboko isolate mHipAmp2 chromosome 12, mHipAmp2.hap2, whole genome shotgun sequence genomic segment:
- the RHNO1 gene encoding RAD9, HUS1, RAD1-interacting nuclear orphan protein 1 isoform X2 — protein sequence MPPRKKRRQTSQKPQLLFYQQPLEGPKHHCGSPQPPITHTRQVSPQFDTTAESWLPANWKHHHRDLARRSSRKSTSSRFPHLTFESPRSSASSATPEIPLIRDCPSQPEKDISGRALVPMLSPQSCGEQSAHALQNFPYLFIPPDIQTPESSGQGGPIPSELRENSLPSCSLHTSTPKSPEPGPVLVKDTPEEKYGIKVTWQRRRHLLTYLRERGKLSRSQFHVKN from the exons ATGCCTCCCAGGAAAAAACGCCGCCAAACGTCCCAGAAACCCCAGCTGCTTTTCTACCAGCAACCACTGGAGGGCCCCAAACACCACTGTGGATCTCCCCAGCCTCCTATCACCCATACTAGACAG GTATCACCTCAGTTTGATACAACAGCAGAAAGCTGGCTCCCAGCCAACTGGAAACATCATCACCGAGACCTGGCAAGGCGATCAAGTCGAAAATCTACCAGCTCCAGATTTCCACATCTAACGTTTGAGAGTCCACGGTCTTCTGCCAGTTCAGCCACACCTGAGATCCCTCTAATCAGGGACTGCCCCAGTCAACCAGAAAAGGACATTTCCGGAAGGGCCTTGGTTCCCATGCTCAGCCCCCAAAGCTGCGGGGAGCAGTCAGCACATGCACTTCAAAACTTCCCTTATTTGTTCATTCCTCCGGATATCCAGACCCCAGAGTCGTCTGGACAGGGAGGGCCCATTCCCTCAGAGCTGAGGGAAAATAGCCTTCCCAGCTGCTCCCTTCACACGAGCACGCCCAAGAGCCCAGAGCCGGGGCCTGTTCTGGTTAAAGACACTCCCGAGGAGAAGTATGGGATAAAGGTCACATGGCAGAGGCGACGACACCTGCTCACTTATCTCAGGGAGAGGGGGAAGCTGAGCAGAAGCCAGTTCCATGTGAAAAACTGA
- the RHNO1 gene encoding RAD9, HUS1, RAD1-interacting nuclear orphan protein 1 isoform X1 yields the protein MPPRKKRRQTSQKPQLLFYQQPLEGPKHHCGSPQPPITHTRQVPSKPIDHNTITSWVSPQFDTTAESWLPANWKHHHRDLARRSSRKSTSSRFPHLTFESPRSSASSATPEIPLIRDCPSQPEKDISGRALVPMLSPQSCGEQSAHALQNFPYLFIPPDIQTPESSGQGGPIPSELRENSLPSCSLHTSTPKSPEPGPVLVKDTPEEKYGIKVTWQRRRHLLTYLRERGKLSRSQFHVKN from the exons ATGCCTCCCAGGAAAAAACGCCGCCAAACGTCCCAGAAACCCCAGCTGCTTTTCTACCAGCAACCACTGGAGGGCCCCAAACACCACTGTGGATCTCCCCAGCCTCCTATCACCCATACTAGACAGGTGCCCAGCAAGCCCATTGACCACAACACCATCACTTCCTGG GTATCACCTCAGTTTGATACAACAGCAGAAAGCTGGCTCCCAGCCAACTGGAAACATCATCACCGAGACCTGGCAAGGCGATCAAGTCGAAAATCTACCAGCTCCAGATTTCCACATCTAACGTTTGAGAGTCCACGGTCTTCTGCCAGTTCAGCCACACCTGAGATCCCTCTAATCAGGGACTGCCCCAGTCAACCAGAAAAGGACATTTCCGGAAGGGCCTTGGTTCCCATGCTCAGCCCCCAAAGCTGCGGGGAGCAGTCAGCACATGCACTTCAAAACTTCCCTTATTTGTTCATTCCTCCGGATATCCAGACCCCAGAGTCGTCTGGACAGGGAGGGCCCATTCCCTCAGAGCTGAGGGAAAATAGCCTTCCCAGCTGCTCCCTTCACACGAGCACGCCCAAGAGCCCAGAGCCGGGGCCTGTTCTGGTTAAAGACACTCCCGAGGAGAAGTATGGGATAAAGGTCACATGGCAGAGGCGACGACACCTGCTCACTTATCTCAGGGAGAGGGGGAAGCTGAGCAGAAGCCAGTTCCATGTGAAAAACTGA